One genomic segment of Phyllopteryx taeniolatus isolate TA_2022b chromosome 12, UOR_Ptae_1.2, whole genome shotgun sequence includes these proteins:
- the LOC133486589 gene encoding zinc finger E-box-binding homeobox 2-like isoform X3: protein MQLLFGRRGTGRAGVRASALDRAEGDAEVRLTRTQSCRTSGTGGVRARPCLCGELTWRSARVSRGENKPTRAGRTLLKDEPVNRKFKCNECGKAFKYKHHLKEHLRIHSGEKPYECSNCKKRFSHSGSYSSHISSRKCVGPIGLHGHPRQVGPSTNCSSLPSSGPALGPSLAPALDRLRHKLENGEAHRQNHLDVQSETTDFSQEYRLMMASESKLGRPGGPKRPGVYPNGLRSHTQQEKLGVDFLLPGTLESLNDVQKMCRQKMDRNPQEVSKLRAYMKDLRTRVEEKNLTSSPTQSFTDDTLELVNQTKGEPDQNKQDKTSQTNRSKEESRLVLYTCQFCKDTFPGPIPLHQHERYLCKMNKDIEAVLQPAGLSLSLESSEWLMSTKEPCTSSRTPFKDHLSVIQAKWAMNMEPDSEELIKISLAVGLPQEFVRDWFTQLNPSPPEAGGPELHQILRHSPMFSNSDVLTRQFTTEEPGERTPDPLNHNSRSPLNLSSSSSKHSQSSSYTPNSLVWEDIHTDTPLDLSVPKSLAHEFTEKTRPNGLKMEPGGDQGIPGPTSGAIDLLDIKKEFLESEGGRNACHQMEKSPKFGINPFSAGLVYSSVATHGTFPPSTLMSPTQYPVLDSVSFMPQMAYTYATGEAAFVDMLHTRKKHWKTTFQRVLLDGSSDYLSGVDQLAERELKLKTASGTYACDLCHKTFQKTSSLLRHKYEHTGKRPHQCEICHKAFKHKHHLIEHSRLHSGEKPYQCDKCGKRFSHSGSYSQHMNHRYSYCKRETQERRAQVAHREAPDPGSEALVASSWPEDPVGHLGYSDPSDVDRFPHPILTAAEHFGEEVLTDKDQHSDH from the exons ATGCAGTTATTGTTCGGGCGTCGTGGAACCGGGCGGGCGGGTGTGCGCGCCTCTGCACTGGACCGAGCCGAAGGGGACGCGGAGGTGCGCTTGACCCGGACCCAAAGCTGCCGGACCTCTGGTACCGGTGGCGTGCGCGCGCGCCCGTGCCTCTGTGGAGAACTGACATGGAGGAGCGCGCGCGTTTCCAGAGGCGAAAACAAGCCAACCCGCGCAGGAAGAACG CTGCTGAAGGACGAGCCTGTGAACCGAAAGTTCAAATGCAACGAGTGTGGGAAAGCCTTCAAGTACAAACATCACCTGAAGGAGCACCTGCGCATCCACAGTG GTGAAAAACCATACGAGTGTTCCAACTGTAAAAAGCGCTTCTCCCACTCGGGCTCGTACAGTTCCCACATCAGCAGCAGAAAATGCGTTGGGCCGATTGGTCTCCACGGACATCCGCGACAGGTCGGGCCGTCCACCAACTGCTCCTCATTGCCCTCCTCGGGCCCGGCCCTTGGCCCCTCCCTGGCCCCCGCCCTGGACCGGCTCCGCCACAAGCTGGAAAACGGCGAAGCACACCGGCAAAATCACCTTGACGTCCAGTCTGAGACAACGGACTTCAGCCAGGAGTACAGGCTGATGATGGCCTCTGAGAGTAAGCTTGGGAGACCCGGCGGACCGAAGAGACCCGGGGTCTACCCAAACGGGTTGCGCTCACACACCCAGCAAGAGAAATTGGGCGTGGACTTCCTTCTTCCGGGCACCCTTGAGAGCCTGAATGATGTTCAGAAGATGTGCAGACAAAAGATGGACAGGAACCCACAGGAGGTCTCCAAACTCAGAGCCTACATGAAGGATCTCCGGACCCGTGTGGAAGAGAAAAACCTCACCAGCAGCCCCACTCAGAGCTTCACGGACGACACCCTGGAATTGGTCAACCAGACAAAGGGTGAGCCAGACCAAAACAAACAGGACAAGACAAGCCAGACAAACCGGTCCAAAGAGGAATCCCGCTTGGTCTTGTACACCTGCCAGTTCTGCAAGGACACTTTCCCAGGACCAATTCCGCTGCATCAACACGAGCGCTACCTGTGcaagatgaacaaagacatcGAAGCAGTTCTACAGCCGGCCGGGCTCAGTCTGAGTCTGGAGTCCTCAGAATGGCTCATGTCCACTAAGGAGCCTTGCACTAGCTCCAGAACCCCTTTCAAGGATCACTTGTCTGTCATACAGGCTAAATGGGCCATGAACATGGAACCCGACTCAGAGGAACTGATCAAGATTTCCCTGGCAGTAGGCCTTCCACAAGAGTTTGTCAGGGACTGGTTCACTCAACTGAATCCCAGTCCTCCTGAGGCTGGTGGACCAGAACTGCACCAGATCTTGAGACACTCACCAATGTTCTCAAACAGTGATGTTTTAACCAGACAGTTTACAACCGAGGAACCGGGGGAAAGGACACCGGACCCTTTGAACCATAATAGTCGGTCACCACTAAACTTGTCGTCCTCATCCTCCAAACACTCCCAGAGTAGCTCCTACACGCCAAACAGTCTGGTCTGGGAGGACATTCACACTGATACGCCACTCGATCTTTCTGTGCCAAAATCCCTGGCACACGAATTCACAGAGAAAACTAGACCCAACGGTCTCAAAATGGAACCTGGCGGTGATCAAGGTATTCCAGGCCCGACATCAGGAGCCATAGACCTGCTCGACATCAAGAAAGAGTTCCTGGAATCTGAGGGCGGCAGAAACGCTTGCCATCAGATGGAAAAAAGTCCCAAGTTTGGGATCAATCCCTTTTCAGCAGGTCTGGTCTACTCGTCCGTGGCTACGCATGGCACTTTCCCTCCGTCGACATTAATGTCTCCCACCCAGTACCCGGTCCTGGACTCTGTGAGCTTCATGCCCCAAATGGCGTACACCTACGCTACCGGGGAAGCTGCCTTTGTCGACATGCTGCACACCAGGAAGAAACACTGGAAAACAACCTTCCAG agggTGCTGCTGGACGGTTCCTCAGACTACTTGTCAGGTGTGGACCAGCTGGCAGAAAGAGAGTTAAAACTGAAGACTGCGAGTGGTACGTACGCCTGCGACTTGTGCCACAAAACATTCCAGAAGACCAGTTCCCTCCTAAGACACAAATATGAGCACACAg GCAAGCGTCCTCACCAGTGCGAGATCTGCCACAAGGCCTTCAAGCACAAGCACCACCTGATCGAGCACTCGCGTCTGCACTCAGGAGAAAAACCCTACCAGTGCGACAAATGCGGAAAGCGCTTCTCGCACTCGGGCTCGTACTCGCAGCACATGAACCATCGCTATTCGTACTGCAAGAGGGAGACCCAGGAGAGGCGGGCCCAGGTGGCCCACCGGGAGGCGCCGGACCCGGGCTCCGAAGCGCTCGTCGCTAGCTCTTGGCCGGAGGACCCCGTCGGACACCTCGGATACTCGGACCCCTCGGACGTGGACCGCTTTCCCCATCCCATCCTGACTGCGGCGGAACATTTCGGGGAGGAGGTCCTGACGGACAAAGACCAGCATTCAGACCACTGA
- the LOC133486589 gene encoding zinc finger E-box-binding homeobox 2-like isoform X5 — protein sequence MEERARFQRRKQANPRRKNVWADDIMITRERQQRTEEDRQILDASVREYLWRGDTAVIYPEDPDEGVAPDAERDSSRRKCGHRGAEIDAIGQCPQLESHRSTQNPISEQLLKDEPVNRKFKCNECGKAFKYKHHLKEHLRIHSGEKPYECSNCKKRFSHSGSYSSHISSRKCVGPIGLHGHPRQVGPSTNCSSLPSSGPALGPSLAPALDRLRHKLENGEAHRQNHLDVQSETTDFSQEYRLMMASESKLGRPGGPKRPGVYPNGLRSHTQQEKLGVDFLLPGTLESLNDVQKMCRQKMDRNPQEVSKLRAYMKDLRTRVEEKNLTSSPTQSFTDDTLELVNQTKGEPDQNKQDKTSQTNRSKEESRLVLYTCQFCKDTFPGPIPLHQHERYLCKMNKDIEAVLQPAGLSLSLESSEWLMSTKEPCTSSRTPFKDHLSVIQAKWAMNMEPDSEELIKISLAVGLPQEFVRDWFTQLNPSPPEAGGPELHQILRHSPMFSNSDVLTRQFTTEEPGERTPDPLNHNSRSPLNLSSSSSKHSQSSSYTPNSLVWEDIHTDTPLDLSVPKSLAHEFTEKTRPNGLKMEPGGDQGIPGPTSGAIDLLDIKKEFLESEGGRNACHQMEKSPKFGINPFSAVPGPGLCELHAPNGVHLRYRGSCLCRHAAHQEETLENNLPEGAAGRFLRLLVRCGPAGRKRVKTEDCEWYVRLRLVPQNIPEDQFPPKTQI from the exons ATGGAGGAGCGCGCGCGTTTCCAGAGGCGAAAACAAGCCAACCCGCGCAGGAAGAACG TGTGGGCTGATGACATCATGATAACGCGAGAGCGACAACAACGAACCGAAGAAGACCGACAGATACTTG ATGCGTCCGTGCGTGAGTACCTTTGGCGCGGCGACACGGCCGTAATCTACCCCGAAGACCCGGACGAGGGGGTGGCGCCGGACGCCGAGCGTGACTCCTCCCGCCGAAAATGTGGCCATCGGGGGGCGGAGATCGACGCTATTGGCCAATGCCCTCAGCTGGAGAGTCACAGGAGCACGCAGAACCCAATCAGCGAGCAG CTGCTGAAGGACGAGCCTGTGAACCGAAAGTTCAAATGCAACGAGTGTGGGAAAGCCTTCAAGTACAAACATCACCTGAAGGAGCACCTGCGCATCCACAGTG GTGAAAAACCATACGAGTGTTCCAACTGTAAAAAGCGCTTCTCCCACTCGGGCTCGTACAGTTCCCACATCAGCAGCAGAAAATGCGTTGGGCCGATTGGTCTCCACGGACATCCGCGACAGGTCGGGCCGTCCACCAACTGCTCCTCATTGCCCTCCTCGGGCCCGGCCCTTGGCCCCTCCCTGGCCCCCGCCCTGGACCGGCTCCGCCACAAGCTGGAAAACGGCGAAGCACACCGGCAAAATCACCTTGACGTCCAGTCTGAGACAACGGACTTCAGCCAGGAGTACAGGCTGATGATGGCCTCTGAGAGTAAGCTTGGGAGACCCGGCGGACCGAAGAGACCCGGGGTCTACCCAAACGGGTTGCGCTCACACACCCAGCAAGAGAAATTGGGCGTGGACTTCCTTCTTCCGGGCACCCTTGAGAGCCTGAATGATGTTCAGAAGATGTGCAGACAAAAGATGGACAGGAACCCACAGGAGGTCTCCAAACTCAGAGCCTACATGAAGGATCTCCGGACCCGTGTGGAAGAGAAAAACCTCACCAGCAGCCCCACTCAGAGCTTCACGGACGACACCCTGGAATTGGTCAACCAGACAAAGGGTGAGCCAGACCAAAACAAACAGGACAAGACAAGCCAGACAAACCGGTCCAAAGAGGAATCCCGCTTGGTCTTGTACACCTGCCAGTTCTGCAAGGACACTTTCCCAGGACCAATTCCGCTGCATCAACACGAGCGCTACCTGTGcaagatgaacaaagacatcGAAGCAGTTCTACAGCCGGCCGGGCTCAGTCTGAGTCTGGAGTCCTCAGAATGGCTCATGTCCACTAAGGAGCCTTGCACTAGCTCCAGAACCCCTTTCAAGGATCACTTGTCTGTCATACAGGCTAAATGGGCCATGAACATGGAACCCGACTCAGAGGAACTGATCAAGATTTCCCTGGCAGTAGGCCTTCCACAAGAGTTTGTCAGGGACTGGTTCACTCAACTGAATCCCAGTCCTCCTGAGGCTGGTGGACCAGAACTGCACCAGATCTTGAGACACTCACCAATGTTCTCAAACAGTGATGTTTTAACCAGACAGTTTACAACCGAGGAACCGGGGGAAAGGACACCGGACCCTTTGAACCATAATAGTCGGTCACCACTAAACTTGTCGTCCTCATCCTCCAAACACTCCCAGAGTAGCTCCTACACGCCAAACAGTCTGGTCTGGGAGGACATTCACACTGATACGCCACTCGATCTTTCTGTGCCAAAATCCCTGGCACACGAATTCACAGAGAAAACTAGACCCAACGGTCTCAAAATGGAACCTGGCGGTGATCAAGGTATTCCAGGCCCGACATCAGGAGCCATAGACCTGCTCGACATCAAGAAAGAGTTCCTGGAATCTGAGGGCGGCAGAAACGCTTGCCATCAGATGGAAAAAAGTCCCAAGTTTGGGATCAATCCCTTTTCAGCAG TACCCGGTCCTGGACTCTGTGAGCTTCATGCCCCAAATGGCGTACACCTACGCTACCGGGGAAGCTGCCTTTGTCGACATGCTGCACACCAGGAAGAAACACTGGAAAACAACCTTCCAG agggTGCTGCTGGACGGTTCCTCAGACTACTTGTCAGGTGTGGACCAGCTGGCAGAAAGAGAGTTAAAACTGAAGACTGCGAGTGGTACGTACGCCTGCGACTTGTGCCACAAAACATTCCAGAAGACCAGTTCCCTCCTAAGACACAAATATGA
- the LOC133486589 gene encoding zinc finger E-box-binding homeobox 2-like isoform X2, protein MEERARFQRRKQANPRRKNVWADDIMITRERQQRTEEDRQILDASVREYLWRGDTAVIYPEDPDEGVAPDAERDSSRRKCGHRGAEIDAIGQCPQLESHRSTQNPISEQLLKDEPVNRKFKCNECGKAFKYKHHLKEHLRIHSGEKPYECSNCKKRFSHSGSYSSHISSRKCVGPIGLHGHPRQVGPSTNCSSLPSSGPALGPSLAPALDRLRHKLENGEAHRQNHLDVQSETTDFSQEYRLMMASESKLGRPGGPKRPGVYPNGLRSHTQQEKLGVDFLLPGTLESLNDVQKMCRQKMDRNPQEVSKLRAYMKDLRTRVEEKNLTSSPTQSFTDDTLELVNQTKGEPDQNKQDKTSQTNRSKEESRLVLYTCQFCKDTFPGPIPLHQHERYLCKMNKDIEAVLQPAGLSLSLESSEWLMSTKEPCTSSRTPFKDHLSVIQAKWAMNMEPDSEELIKISLAVGLPQEFVRDWFTQLNPSPPEAGGPELHQILRHSPMFSNSDVLTRQFTTEEPGERTPDPLNHNSRSPLNLSSSSSKHSQSSSYTPNSLVWEDIHTDTPLDLSVPKSLAHEFTEKTRPNGLKMEPGGDQGIPGPTSGAIDLLDIKKEFLESEGGRNACHQMEKSPKFGINPFSAGLVYSSVATHGTFPPSTLMSPTQYPVLDSVSFMPQMAYTYATGEAAFVDMLHTRKKHWKTTFQRVLLDGSSDYLSGVDQLAERELKLKTASGKRPHQCEICHKAFKHKHHLIEHSRLHSGEKPYQCDKCGKRFSHSGSYSQHMNHRYSYCKRETQERRAQVAHREAPDPGSEALVASSWPEDPVGHLGYSDPSDVDRFPHPILTAAEHFGEEVLTDKDQHSDH, encoded by the exons ATGGAGGAGCGCGCGCGTTTCCAGAGGCGAAAACAAGCCAACCCGCGCAGGAAGAACG TGTGGGCTGATGACATCATGATAACGCGAGAGCGACAACAACGAACCGAAGAAGACCGACAGATACTTG ATGCGTCCGTGCGTGAGTACCTTTGGCGCGGCGACACGGCCGTAATCTACCCCGAAGACCCGGACGAGGGGGTGGCGCCGGACGCCGAGCGTGACTCCTCCCGCCGAAAATGTGGCCATCGGGGGGCGGAGATCGACGCTATTGGCCAATGCCCTCAGCTGGAGAGTCACAGGAGCACGCAGAACCCAATCAGCGAGCAG CTGCTGAAGGACGAGCCTGTGAACCGAAAGTTCAAATGCAACGAGTGTGGGAAAGCCTTCAAGTACAAACATCACCTGAAGGAGCACCTGCGCATCCACAGTG GTGAAAAACCATACGAGTGTTCCAACTGTAAAAAGCGCTTCTCCCACTCGGGCTCGTACAGTTCCCACATCAGCAGCAGAAAATGCGTTGGGCCGATTGGTCTCCACGGACATCCGCGACAGGTCGGGCCGTCCACCAACTGCTCCTCATTGCCCTCCTCGGGCCCGGCCCTTGGCCCCTCCCTGGCCCCCGCCCTGGACCGGCTCCGCCACAAGCTGGAAAACGGCGAAGCACACCGGCAAAATCACCTTGACGTCCAGTCTGAGACAACGGACTTCAGCCAGGAGTACAGGCTGATGATGGCCTCTGAGAGTAAGCTTGGGAGACCCGGCGGACCGAAGAGACCCGGGGTCTACCCAAACGGGTTGCGCTCACACACCCAGCAAGAGAAATTGGGCGTGGACTTCCTTCTTCCGGGCACCCTTGAGAGCCTGAATGATGTTCAGAAGATGTGCAGACAAAAGATGGACAGGAACCCACAGGAGGTCTCCAAACTCAGAGCCTACATGAAGGATCTCCGGACCCGTGTGGAAGAGAAAAACCTCACCAGCAGCCCCACTCAGAGCTTCACGGACGACACCCTGGAATTGGTCAACCAGACAAAGGGTGAGCCAGACCAAAACAAACAGGACAAGACAAGCCAGACAAACCGGTCCAAAGAGGAATCCCGCTTGGTCTTGTACACCTGCCAGTTCTGCAAGGACACTTTCCCAGGACCAATTCCGCTGCATCAACACGAGCGCTACCTGTGcaagatgaacaaagacatcGAAGCAGTTCTACAGCCGGCCGGGCTCAGTCTGAGTCTGGAGTCCTCAGAATGGCTCATGTCCACTAAGGAGCCTTGCACTAGCTCCAGAACCCCTTTCAAGGATCACTTGTCTGTCATACAGGCTAAATGGGCCATGAACATGGAACCCGACTCAGAGGAACTGATCAAGATTTCCCTGGCAGTAGGCCTTCCACAAGAGTTTGTCAGGGACTGGTTCACTCAACTGAATCCCAGTCCTCCTGAGGCTGGTGGACCAGAACTGCACCAGATCTTGAGACACTCACCAATGTTCTCAAACAGTGATGTTTTAACCAGACAGTTTACAACCGAGGAACCGGGGGAAAGGACACCGGACCCTTTGAACCATAATAGTCGGTCACCACTAAACTTGTCGTCCTCATCCTCCAAACACTCCCAGAGTAGCTCCTACACGCCAAACAGTCTGGTCTGGGAGGACATTCACACTGATACGCCACTCGATCTTTCTGTGCCAAAATCCCTGGCACACGAATTCACAGAGAAAACTAGACCCAACGGTCTCAAAATGGAACCTGGCGGTGATCAAGGTATTCCAGGCCCGACATCAGGAGCCATAGACCTGCTCGACATCAAGAAAGAGTTCCTGGAATCTGAGGGCGGCAGAAACGCTTGCCATCAGATGGAAAAAAGTCCCAAGTTTGGGATCAATCCCTTTTCAGCAGGTCTGGTCTACTCGTCCGTGGCTACGCATGGCACTTTCCCTCCGTCGACATTAATGTCTCCCACCCAGTACCCGGTCCTGGACTCTGTGAGCTTCATGCCCCAAATGGCGTACACCTACGCTACCGGGGAAGCTGCCTTTGTCGACATGCTGCACACCAGGAAGAAACACTGGAAAACAACCTTCCAG agggTGCTGCTGGACGGTTCCTCAGACTACTTGTCAGGTGTGGACCAGCTGGCAGAAAGAGAGTTAAAACTGAAGACTGCGAGTG GCAAGCGTCCTCACCAGTGCGAGATCTGCCACAAGGCCTTCAAGCACAAGCACCACCTGATCGAGCACTCGCGTCTGCACTCAGGAGAAAAACCCTACCAGTGCGACAAATGCGGAAAGCGCTTCTCGCACTCGGGCTCGTACTCGCAGCACATGAACCATCGCTATTCGTACTGCAAGAGGGAGACCCAGGAGAGGCGGGCCCAGGTGGCCCACCGGGAGGCGCCGGACCCGGGCTCCGAAGCGCTCGTCGCTAGCTCTTGGCCGGAGGACCCCGTCGGACACCTCGGATACTCGGACCCCTCGGACGTGGACCGCTTTCCCCATCCCATCCTGACTGCGGCGGAACATTTCGGGGAGGAGGTCCTGACGGACAAAGACCAGCATTCAGACCACTGA
- the LOC133486589 gene encoding zinc finger E-box-binding homeobox 2-like isoform X4, translated as MEERARFQRRKQANPRRKNVWADDIMITRERQQRTEEDRQILDASVREYLWRGDTAVIYPEDPDEGVAPDAERDSSRRKCGHRGAEIDAIGQCPQLESHRSTQNPISEQLLKDEPVNRKFKCNECGKAFKYKHHLKEHLRIHSGEKPYECSNCKKRFSHSGSYSSHISSRKCVGPIGLHGHPRQVGPSTNCSSLPSSGPALGPSLAPALDRLRHKLENGEAHRQNHLDVQSETTDFSQEYRLMMASESKLGRPGGPKRPGVYPNGLRSHTQQEKLGVDFLLPGTLESLNDVQKMCRQKMDRNPQEVSKLRAYMKDLRTRVEEKNLTSSPTQSFTDDTLELVNQTKGEPDQNKQDKTSQTNRSKEESRLVLYTCQFCKDTFPGPIPLHQHERYLCKMNKDIEAVLQPAGLSLSLESSEWLMSTKEPCTSSRTPFKDHLSVIQAKWAMNMEPDSEELIKISLAVGLPQEFVRDWFTQLNPSPPEAGGPELHQILRHSPMFSNSDVLTRQFTTEEPGERTPDPLNHNSRSPLNLSSSSSKHSQSSSYTPNSLVWEDIHTDTPLDLSVPKSLAHEFTEKTRPNGLKMEPGGDQGIPGPTSGAIDLLDIKKEFLESEGGRNACHQMEKSPKFGINPFSAVPGPGLCELHAPNGVHLRYRGSCLCRHAAHQEETLENNLPEGAAGRFLRLLVRCGPAGRKRVKTEDCEWQASSPVRDLPQGLQAQAPPDRALASALRRKTLPVRQMRKALLALGLVLAAHEPSLFVLQEGDPGEAGPGGPPGGAGPGLRSARR; from the exons ATGGAGGAGCGCGCGCGTTTCCAGAGGCGAAAACAAGCCAACCCGCGCAGGAAGAACG TGTGGGCTGATGACATCATGATAACGCGAGAGCGACAACAACGAACCGAAGAAGACCGACAGATACTTG ATGCGTCCGTGCGTGAGTACCTTTGGCGCGGCGACACGGCCGTAATCTACCCCGAAGACCCGGACGAGGGGGTGGCGCCGGACGCCGAGCGTGACTCCTCCCGCCGAAAATGTGGCCATCGGGGGGCGGAGATCGACGCTATTGGCCAATGCCCTCAGCTGGAGAGTCACAGGAGCACGCAGAACCCAATCAGCGAGCAG CTGCTGAAGGACGAGCCTGTGAACCGAAAGTTCAAATGCAACGAGTGTGGGAAAGCCTTCAAGTACAAACATCACCTGAAGGAGCACCTGCGCATCCACAGTG GTGAAAAACCATACGAGTGTTCCAACTGTAAAAAGCGCTTCTCCCACTCGGGCTCGTACAGTTCCCACATCAGCAGCAGAAAATGCGTTGGGCCGATTGGTCTCCACGGACATCCGCGACAGGTCGGGCCGTCCACCAACTGCTCCTCATTGCCCTCCTCGGGCCCGGCCCTTGGCCCCTCCCTGGCCCCCGCCCTGGACCGGCTCCGCCACAAGCTGGAAAACGGCGAAGCACACCGGCAAAATCACCTTGACGTCCAGTCTGAGACAACGGACTTCAGCCAGGAGTACAGGCTGATGATGGCCTCTGAGAGTAAGCTTGGGAGACCCGGCGGACCGAAGAGACCCGGGGTCTACCCAAACGGGTTGCGCTCACACACCCAGCAAGAGAAATTGGGCGTGGACTTCCTTCTTCCGGGCACCCTTGAGAGCCTGAATGATGTTCAGAAGATGTGCAGACAAAAGATGGACAGGAACCCACAGGAGGTCTCCAAACTCAGAGCCTACATGAAGGATCTCCGGACCCGTGTGGAAGAGAAAAACCTCACCAGCAGCCCCACTCAGAGCTTCACGGACGACACCCTGGAATTGGTCAACCAGACAAAGGGTGAGCCAGACCAAAACAAACAGGACAAGACAAGCCAGACAAACCGGTCCAAAGAGGAATCCCGCTTGGTCTTGTACACCTGCCAGTTCTGCAAGGACACTTTCCCAGGACCAATTCCGCTGCATCAACACGAGCGCTACCTGTGcaagatgaacaaagacatcGAAGCAGTTCTACAGCCGGCCGGGCTCAGTCTGAGTCTGGAGTCCTCAGAATGGCTCATGTCCACTAAGGAGCCTTGCACTAGCTCCAGAACCCCTTTCAAGGATCACTTGTCTGTCATACAGGCTAAATGGGCCATGAACATGGAACCCGACTCAGAGGAACTGATCAAGATTTCCCTGGCAGTAGGCCTTCCACAAGAGTTTGTCAGGGACTGGTTCACTCAACTGAATCCCAGTCCTCCTGAGGCTGGTGGACCAGAACTGCACCAGATCTTGAGACACTCACCAATGTTCTCAAACAGTGATGTTTTAACCAGACAGTTTACAACCGAGGAACCGGGGGAAAGGACACCGGACCCTTTGAACCATAATAGTCGGTCACCACTAAACTTGTCGTCCTCATCCTCCAAACACTCCCAGAGTAGCTCCTACACGCCAAACAGTCTGGTCTGGGAGGACATTCACACTGATACGCCACTCGATCTTTCTGTGCCAAAATCCCTGGCACACGAATTCACAGAGAAAACTAGACCCAACGGTCTCAAAATGGAACCTGGCGGTGATCAAGGTATTCCAGGCCCGACATCAGGAGCCATAGACCTGCTCGACATCAAGAAAGAGTTCCTGGAATCTGAGGGCGGCAGAAACGCTTGCCATCAGATGGAAAAAAGTCCCAAGTTTGGGATCAATCCCTTTTCAGCAG TACCCGGTCCTGGACTCTGTGAGCTTCATGCCCCAAATGGCGTACACCTACGCTACCGGGGAAGCTGCCTTTGTCGACATGCTGCACACCAGGAAGAAACACTGGAAAACAACCTTCCAG agggTGCTGCTGGACGGTTCCTCAGACTACTTGTCAGGTGTGGACCAGCTGGCAGAAAGAGAGTTAAAACTGAAGACTGCGAGTG GCAAGCGTCCTCACCAGTGCGAGATCTGCCACAAGGCCTTCAAGCACAAGCACCACCTGATCGAGCACTCGCGTCTGCACTCAGGAGAAAAACCCTACCAGTGCGACAAATGCGGAAAGCGCTTCTCGCACTCGGGCTCGTACTCGCAGCACATGAACCATCGCTATTCGTACTGCAAGAGGGAGACCCAGGAGAGGCGGGCCCAGGTGGCCCACCGGGAGGCGCCGGACCCGGGCTCCGAAGCGCTCGTCGCTAG